CCCGGTCACTGGCTGCCCGGGAGGTGTCCGCGTCAAGGACGCGCGTAAGGGGCGTAACGCGGCATTGCGCTGGGGCCTTCGCTCAGGCATGCTCCGGGGTCAACGCGCCACCGGTGACCGCTACTCCTGCCTGGGCAAGGGGGGAGTGCAGCCGTACCCTTTGGGTATGGGACTTGGGAAGACGATTCCCAGTCGTCATTCGTGCAGGCACCAGCTGAATCCGAGAGAGCCGCAAGCCGTCCGTCGTCCCTCTGCACAGAGGACTCACTTCGCCGAGACACTCATGGCAGGACACGAGATCCCTGACCCAGCAGACCGCAGGCAGATCGCCGATTCCACGGCGGTGCCCGAAGCGGCGGACGACGCACGCCACTCCTGCGATCCGGCTTTCCAGCACGGCGTCGTGGTGGGCTTCGACGGCTCGATGTCGAGCGAGCGCGCGCTCGCCTACGCCATCGGCATGGCCTACCGCTCCGGCTCCGGTCTGATCATCGTCCATGTGGCGAACCGGCTGCCGACCACCGTGTGGGCGGGCTGTGAGCCGCCCGTCTTCGTCGACGTCCCCGACCACCGCACCGAGGTCCTCGGGCTCGAACTCGCCTGTGCCGAGCATCTGTCGGAGGTCCCCTGGATCCTCGTCGAGCGCGGTGGCGACATCTGCCACGAGCTGGAGGAGGTCGGCAGGGAGTACGCCGCCGACGCCATCGTGGTGGGCTCGACGCACGGTCTGGTCGGCCGCATCTTCGGCTCGGTGGCCGGGCGGCTGGCGCGCCGCGCCCAGCGCCCCGTCGTCGTGGTGCCCTGAGCCGTTCGTGGGGTCCTGAGTCGCTGACGTCCTGGCCCGCGGGTGAGCGGCGCGTGCCGTCTCGTGCCGTGGTGGAGCCCCGCTCGATTCGTGGTGGACCCCCGCACGGGCGGGGGAAGAGGCACACTCGCGGGGCGGGCGCGACAGGGGTTATCGGGCCCAACCAGACGGTGTGTACGGGGAGTTCGGGATAAGAACGGCGATAAATCTACCCAGCCGTAGGGGTGGATTGTGAGCTTGTGAGGGGCATACAGAGGACACACGGGTGACCGTGAGCCCTAGGCGCGCTGCCGGGCGGGAGGTGACGGTCCCGTACGGCGGCCCACCCGCCGGCGTAATGGGCGACGCCGGCACAGGGGAGGCGGGATCCCGCGCGGTTGGTGGCCCGCGCGGGATTCCGCCCATTCTTTTGCCCCCGCCTCACACCGCTCTTCGCGTCCGGCTCACTCTTCGCATCCGGCTCACTCCACGGTGACGGCTCACTCCACGGTGACGGACTTGGCGAGGTTGCGGGGCTTGTCGATGTCCCGGCCCAGCGTCAGCGCCGTGTGGTAGGCGAGCAGCTGGAGGGGGATGCCCATCAGGATCGGGTCCAGCTCGTCCTCGTTCTTGGGGACGAGGATCGTGTGATCGGCCTTCTCCTGCTCCTGGTGCGCCACGGCCAGGATCCGGCCGCTGCGGGCCTTGATCTCCTCCAGCGCGGCCCGGTTCTTCTCCAGCAGGTCGTCGTCGGGCACGATCGCGACCGTCGGCATCGCCGGCTCGATCAGCGCGAGCGGGCCGTGCTTCAACTCGGAGGCGGGGTACGCCTCGGCGTGGATGTAGGAGACCTCCTTGAGCTTGAGGGACGCCTCCAGCGCGACCGGGAAGCCGCGCACCCTGCCGATGAAGAGCATCGAGTGCGCCTCGGCGTACTCCTGGGCGAGCTTCGCGATCTCCTCCTCCTGCGCCAGGATCTCGGCGATCTGGCCGGGAAGCCTGCGCAGGCCCTCGATGATGCGCTTGCCGTCCTTGACCGACAGGTCGCGGGTGCGGCCCAGGTGCAGCGCGAGCAGGCCGAAGGAGACGACGGTGTTGGTGAAGCACTTGGTGGAGACGACGCAGATCTCGGGCCCGGCGTGGACGTACACCCCGCCGTCCGCCTCGCGGGCGATCGCCGAGCCGACGACGTTGATGACGCCGAGGACGCGGGCGCCCTTGCGCTTCAGCTCCTGGACGGCGGCCAGCGCGTCGTAGGTCTCGCCCGACTGGGAGACGGCGATGTAGAGCGTGTCGGGGTCGACGACCGGGTTGCGGTAGCGGAACTCGCTGGCGGGCTCGGCGTCGGCGGGGATCCGGGCCAGCTCCTCGATCATCTGGGCGCCGATCATGCCCGCGTGGTACGAGGTGCCGCAGCCGAGGATCTTCACCCGGCGCACGGCGCGGGCATCGCGCGGGTCGAGGTTGAGGCCGCCCAGGTGCACCGTCGCGAAGCGGTCGTCGATCCTGCCGCGCAGCACGCGGTCCACCGCGTCGGCCTGCTCGGCGATCTCCTTGTGCATGTAGGTGTCGTGGCCGCCCATGTCGTACGACTCGGCGGCGTACTCCACCGTCTCGGGCGAGGAGGAGGTGCGCGAGCCCTCGGTGGTGTACGTGCGGTAGTCGCCGGCCTTGATGGTGGCCATCTCGCCGTCGTCCAGGGTGACGACCTGACGGGTGTGCGAGACGAGGGCCGCGACGTCGGAGGCCACGAACATCTCGTTCTCGCCGATGCCCAGGACGACGGGGGAGCCGTTGCGGGCCACCACGATGCGCTCGGGGAAGTCGGCGTGCAGCACGGCGATGCCGTAGGTGCCCTCGATGTGGCGCAGCGCTTCCTGGACGCGGGCCTCCAGGCGCTCGCCCTGGGCGCGGGCGATCAGATGGGCCAGGACCTCGGTGTCGGTGTCGGAGACGAAGGTGACACCGTCAGCGGTGAGCTTGGCGCGCAGCTCGGCGGCGTTGTCGATGATGCCGTTGTGGACGACGGCGACCTTCTCCTCCGGGTCGAGGTGCGGGTGCGCGTTGACGTCGTTGGGGGCGCCGTGGGTGGCCCATCGGGTGTGGGCGATGCCCGAGGTGCCGGCGAAGCGCTTGGGTACGCGCTCTTCCAGGTCGCGCACCCGGCCCTTGGCCTTCGCCGTCTTGAGGCCGGCCGGCTTGCCGCCGCTGGTGACCTGGATGGCGATCCCGGCCGAGTCGTAGCCGCGGTACTCCAGCCGCTGGAGGCCCTCCAGCAGGAGCGGGGCGGTATCACGCTTGCCGATATATCCCACGATTCCGCACATGCTGCTGATGCCTGCCTCTCGTCGTGCTGTGGTGCTGTCGCTCTTCTGGGTGTGCTTCGTGCTCTTGGGTGGTGCTTCGCGTCTCTGGGTGTGCTCCGCGCCGGGTGGTTCAGCCGTGTCAGCCGTGTCAGCCGTAGACGATGCGGCGCAGCTGTCTGAGGGACAGCGGGAGCGGCGCGACGGCGCGGTGGGGCAGCTCGGTCTCGATACGGGTGAAGATCTCCGGGTTCGCCAGCCCCTTGGCCTGGAGCTCGCGGTGGCGGCGCCGGACGAACTCAGGTGTCGTCTCGTCGAAATACGCCAGGACGTCCAAAATCACCCGGACCGCCTCGCCGCGCTGGAGCGACGTGGTGCGGACCAGGTGATCGACGAGGTCGTCATGAACGGGCGTCCGGGCTTCGAGCACCCGACGATACTGCTGGCTCGACGGCCCGATAGCAAGAAATCTGCCCGATTCCGGGCACGGCGTGGCGTCGTCCCGGGGCGAGCGTGCCGTGTTCCGGGGCGAGCGTGCCGTGCCCGGCGCCGTCAGGGGCGGTTACGCGGGCTTCTTCTCCGAGGCGGCGGGGTGGTCGGCGGTGGGGTAGTCGGCGCTGAGGGTGAGGTCGCGCCAGGTGTCGAAGGTGGTCTTGAGCGTGCCGAGCCGGGCCGAGGCGATGTCGTACGCGGCCTTGCCGAGCAGCAGCCGCAGCGGCGGGTCCTCCGCCTCCACCGCGGTGATGACCGCGTCGGCGGCGCGTGCGGGGTCACCGGGCTGGTGGCCGTAGGTGGCGAGGGTTGCCGCACGGCGTGCGCCCGCGGTCTCGGCGTAGTCGTCGATGCGGACCCGCGACTGGCGCATGGAGGGGCCGGACCAGTTCGTACGGAACGCGGCAGGCTCCACGATCGTCACCTTGATACCCAGCGGACCGACCTCGGCTGCCAGCGACTCCGACAGGCCCTCCACGGCGAACTTGGTCGCGTGGTAGTAGCCCGTGGCCCCGAAAGCGGCGAGGCCCCCGAGCGAGGAGACGTTGACGATGTGGCCCGCGCGGCGGGCGCGCATGCCCGGCAGGACCGCCCTGGTGACGTCGGCCAGGCCGAGGACGTTGGTGTCGAACAGCGCGCGGACCTCCTCGTCCTCGCCCTCCTCGACGGCGGCCAGATAGCCGTAGCCGGCGTTGTTGACCAGGACGTCGATGGAGCCGAAGGCGGCTTCCGCCTGTTCGACCGCCTGCTCGACCTGGTCCTTTGCTGTGACATCGAGCGGCAGGGGCAGGGCGCGTCCGGGGTGGGCGGCGGCCAGGTCGGCCACCTGTGCGAGGTCGCGGGCGGTGACGACGGCCCGATGGCCGCGCCCCAGGACGGCGGTGGCCAGCGCCCGGCCCAGGCCCGTCGAGCAGCCGGTGATGAACCAGACGGGGGTGGTGGCGCTGTTGGGGGTGGTGGGGGTGTCGCTGGCGGGCATCGGGTGGTGTCCTTCCGGGGGAGGGGAGGGGAGGGGAGGGGAGGGGAGGGGAGGGGAGGGGGTTCGGGGGACTGAGGGGCTGAGGGGATTGAGGGGTCAGGACTGGCCTGGGCGGGGTGGGGGCTGGTGCTGTGCCGGCTCTCGCCGGGTGGCGTTGGCGGGGGCGTCGGCGGTGAGGCTGCCCAGCAGGGACAGCGCCTCTTCCGACGGGCTGTCCGGGGCGGCCTGGTAGACGATGAGCTGCTGGCCGGGAGCGCCGTTCACCGTCAACGACTCGTAGTCCAGCGTCAGCTCGCCGACCAGCGGGTGGCGGAAGCGCTTGGTCTCGTGGGTCTTCTGGCGGATGTCGTGGCGGGCCCACAGCCGGCGGAAGGTCTCGCTCTTGATCGACAGTTCCCCGACGACCTCGATGAGCCGGGGGTCGTCGTAGTCGGTGCCGACCGCCGCGCGGAGTCCGCCGACGGTGTTGAGCGCCACGCGGTCCCAGTCCGGGTAGAAGTCACGCGCGTCCGGGTCGAGGAACACCAGCCGGACCAGGTCACCGCTGTAGGTGTGGCCGTCGAACAGGGCCTCGCCCAGGGCGTTGGAGGCCAGTACGGTCAAGCAGCCGTCCAGGACCACGGCCGGGGTGTGCGACCACGCCGCCATCATGCGCAGGAGGCTGGGGCTTACCCGCTCCTGCCGCACGGGCGTGCGCCGTCCGCGGGGGGCCGGGCGGGCGAGCCGGTGCAGGTGCGCGACCGCCTCCTCCTCCAGCTCCAGCGCCTGGGCCAGCGCGTCGACCACCTGCGCCGACGGGGTGCGCTCGCGGCCCTGCTCCAGCCGTACGTAGTAGTCGGCGCTCACGCCGGCGAGCTGCGCGATCTCCTCCCGGCGCAGCCCCGCCACACGGCGCCGGGGCCCGGCCGGCATGCCGAGGTCCTCGGGCCTGAGCAGCTCGCGCCGGGCCCGCAGGAACTGCCCGAGCAGGTTTTCCCTGTCGATGTCCATGCTGCCGAGGCTAGGCCCGGAGTTGGGCCCTGCACGAGTGCGGAGGGGGGCCGCGAAACTCCTACCCTCGGTTCGCCGGGGCGGGGCGCCGCCTCTGGGGCATCTGGGGTATCCGGGGCGTCTGGGGCCTCTGAGCGAGGCGGCCTCCGGGCAGGGGGAACAGCTCAAGATCTCCGATGCCGCAAGCCCTGTGCCCCCTTCCGGCTCCGGTCTCTCGAAGGCACGATGCGCAGTGTCAGGACTGGTGGGTAAGGCCAGTTGTCAGGAATCGGTGTCAGGGACATGGCTTTCGTTGAGTGGGCGCCACCGTAAGGGAACGGCTCTTCGAAGGGACCGCTGATGGGACGACGATTCAGACCGCTCCTGATGGTCTGTGCCGCACTCCTCGCCGCTACCGCCCTGCCTGCCGCGCAGGCCGGGGCCGACGCCGGGACGAGCACGGACAGGAGCACCGGCACGGGTACCGGAACGGGTAAGGACATGGGCACGGACAGCGCGCACAGCCCCAGACCGCTCGATCAGGTGGTGCCCGCGCCTGCCTCCGTACGGCCGAAGGGCAAGCCGTACACGATCACGCCGAGGACCATGATCCGGGTGACCGGCGGCTCGGGACACGAGCAGGGGCAGAGCCGGGGACAAGGACAGAGGCAAGGGCAAGGGCATGGCGGTGGTGGGCCGGGGGCGTCGAAGGAGGCGCTCAGGACCGCCGAGCAGCTCGCGGAGCTGCTGCGGCCCTCGACCGGATACCGGCTGCCCGTCACCACCCGTCCCGGCCGGGACGGCATCCAGCTGAGGCTGGTCGGCGACCGCGAGCTCGGCTCCGAGGGGTACCGCCTGGCGGTCGACGAGCGCGCGGCCGTCATCAGCGCCGAGGAGAGCGCCGGGCTCTTCCACGGGGTGCAGACACTGCGGCAGTTGCTGCCGGCCACCGTCGAGGCGCGCGACGAGCAGCCGGGCCCCTGGCGCATCGCGGGCGGCACCATCGCGGACAAGCCGCGCTACGCCTACCGGGGCGCGATGCTCGATGTCTCACGGCACTTCTTCACCGTCGACAAGGTCAAGCGCTACATCGACCAGCTCGCCCTCTACAAGATCAACAAGCTGCATCTGCACCTGTCCGATGACCAGGGCTGGCGCATCGCCATCGACTCCTGGCCCCGTCTCGCCCAGTACGGCGGCAGCACCCAGGTCGGCGGCGGCCCCGGCGGCCACTACACCAAGGCCGACTACCGCGAGATCATCCGCTACGCCTCCGCGCGGCAGCTGACCGTGGTGCCCGAGATCGACATGCCGGGTCACACCAACGCGGCGCTGGCCTCCTACGCCGAGCTGAACTGCGACGGCAAAGCACCTCCCCTCTACACCGGTACCGAGGTCGGCTTCAGCTCGCTGTGCGTCCCGCTGGAGCGCACGTACGACTTCGTGGACGACGTGATCAGGGAGCTGGCTGCCATGACGCCCGGCCCCTACCTGCACATCGGCGGGGACGAGGCGCACTCCACCAGCCATGAGGACTACGTGGCCTTCATGGACCGCGTCCAGCCCGTCGTCGCCAAGTACGGCAAGAAGGCGATCGGCTGGCACCAGATCACCGGCGCCACCCCGGCCAAGGGCACTGTCGCGCAGTACTGGGGCTACGACCGGACCAGCGCGGCGGAGCGCGCGCAGGTGGCGGAGGCCGCGAAGAAGGGCACCCAGCTGGTGCTCTCGCCCGCCGACCGCTCGTACCTCGACATGAAGTACGACAAGGACACGCCGCTGGGCCTGTCCTGGGCGGGCTTCGTGGAGGTCCAGCGCTCCTACGACTGGAACCCCGGGGCCTATCTGGAAGGAGCGCCCGCCGACTCGGTGCTCGGCGTCGAGGCGCCGCTGTGGTCGGAGACCCTGTCGACCAGCAAGCAGGTCGAGTACATGGCCTTCCCGCGCCTGCCGGGTGTGGCCGAGCTGGGCTGGTCGCCGGCCTCGACCCACGACTGGGACCGCTACAAGCACCGCCTCGCACAACAGGCGCCCCGCTGGGATCAGTTGGGCATGGACTACTACCGCTCGCCGCAGGTGCCGTGGCCCGGACGGTGAGCTCCTCGTAGGTGCCTCGGCCGGGGTGGTGAGCCGGTGAGTTCCTCACAAGCGGTCGTCCGGGACGGTCTTAGAAGCGGTCCAGGATGGCCTTCTTGGCCATGCGGAACTCGTCGTCGGTGAGCACCCCGGCCGTGTGCAGCTCACCCAGCTCGCGCAACCGCCGCAGCAGGCCGTCGTGATCGGCCTCGTCAGCGGGTGAAGCGCCCTTGGTGAGGGCGGGCGGCACGGCGTCCTGCGGCGGGCCGGGCAGTCCGGCGCCGGAGGCGGCGCCCTGGTCCTGGGACAAGGGGTGCGGCAGGCGCGCGACGATCGCGGCGGCGAGCAGCACCGAGCCGCCCGTCTCGCGGGTCTGCCGCACTCCCCACAGCATCAGGCAGTTGGGGTCGTGCTGCGGCTTGAGCGTGGGGTGGGTGCCCTTCGGGTGGAAGCGCAGGCTGCCGCTCTCCCAGCCGAGGGCCGGGGTCCAGTCCACCCCGTCCAGCTCGCGGAGCGCGAGGCGGCGCGGGCCTCCGGAGGTTTTGCTCTGCTCCGCCATCCAGTTCCACTCGATCTGGATGCGCTCACCGTCGAAGGACGCCGTACCGTCCGTGCCCGATGCGGTCAGCGGGACCGGCGGGCCGGGCAGCAGATAGTGGTCGCACGGGGTGTCGGGCACCTCTTCCAGCAGCAGCGCGTTGCGCACCTCCTCGACGAAGTACTGGGCCACGCCCGTACGGTCCTTCTCCACCGCCAGCTGGTACGGATCCGAGGCGTCCGGCAGCCGTCCGCTGGTCACCTGGGAGAGAGGGTCCGCGCCGTCCCGCAGCCGTAGGCGAAGCCTGCCGCCCCTGCGTCCGCCGGGCTCGTACGCGATACCGGCCACGGCGCGCAGCGGCACGGCGACCTCTCCCAGGGTCTTGCGCAGTTGGTGCACCTGCCGGTCGGTGCCGGGCACGATCCTGACGGTCTCCCCGTCGAAGGTCCAGGTCCCGGCACGTTGGAGGATTTCCGCCATAGGCTGATTATTTCGGCTGCGGAGGCGAGGGTCATCCCCCCGAGGGACTCGGAGGCCGGGAGGGCTACGGAGGAGCGGAGGGACGGGGAACTGCGGAGGCGGAGGGGCATGGAGGGACGGGGAGCTGCGGAGGCGGAGGCCACGGGGGGCCGGGGGGCTGCGGAGGCGGGGGTCACACTCCGACTCCCAGCTCGCGGGCGATGAGCATGCGCTGGACCTCGCTGGTGCCCTCGCCGATCTCCAGGATCTTCGCGTCCCGCCACATACGGGCGACCGGATACTCGTTCATGAAGCCGTAGCCGCCGTGGATCTGGGTGGCCTCGCGGGCGTTGGTGACGGCGATCTCGGAGGAGTAGAGCTTGGCCAGCGCCGCCTCCTTCTTGAACGGCTCGCCCGCCAGCAGCCGTGAGGCCGCGTCCCGCCAGGAGATGCGGGAGGTGTGGGCGCGCATCTCCATGTCGGCGAGCTTGAACTGGATGGCCTGGTTGGCGCCGATCGTCTTCCCGAAGGCGGTACGGGTGTTGGCGTAGCGCACCGACTCGTCGACGCAGCCTTGTGCGAGGCCTGTGGCGAGTGCGGAGATCGCGATTCTGCCCTCGTCCAGGATGCGCAGGAACTGGGCGTAGCCACGGCCCTCTTCGCCGAGCAGATTGGCCTCGGGAACGCGGACGTCGGAGAAGGACAGCTCGTGGGTGTCCGAAGCGTTCCAGCCGACCTTGGAGTATGCGGGCGCGACCGTGAAGCCCGGGGTGCCGGACGGCACGATGATCGTGGAGATGCGTGGTGAGCCGTCCTCCTTGCGGGCGGTGACGGCCGTGACCGTGACCAGGCCCGTCATGTCCGTACCCGAGTTGGTGATGAACGACTTGGTGCCGTTGATCACCCACTCGCCCGTGGACGTGTCCCGTACGGCTGTGGTGCGGGTGCCGCCCGCGTCCGAGCCGCACTCGGGCTCCGTCAGCCCGAAAGCGCCCAGCATCTCCCCCGCGCACAGCCGGGGCAGCCACTCGCGCTTCTGCTCTTCCGTGCCGAACAGATACAGCGGCATGGCCCCCAGCGAGACGCCGGCCTCCAGCGTGATGGCGACAGAGGAGTCAACCCTGGCCAGCTCCTCCAGGGCGAGGCAGAGCGCGAGGTAGTCACCGCCCATGCCGCCGTACTCCTCGGGGAACGGCAGCCCGAACAGGCCCATCGTGCCCATCTGGCGGACGATTTCGTACGGGAAGGCGTGCCGCTCGTAGAACTCGCCGATCGCGGGGGCCACGACGTCGTGGGCGAACTCCTCGACGGTCTTGCGCAGTTCCTCGTGCTCGGGCGAGAGGCGGTGGTCGAGAGCCATGCTCACTTCTCCTTCGGGGAGGCCGTGCCGCTGAGGGCGCGGACCGTGCGGGAGGGGCTGGGGCGGCCGAGGCGCTCCGCCATCCAGAGGCTGGTGCTGCTGAGAAGGTCCAGGTCGACGCCTGTTTCGATGCCCAGACCGCGCAGCATCCAGACGAGGTCTTCGGTGGCGAGATTGCCGGTGGCGCTCCTGGCGTAGGGGCAGCCGCCCAGGCCCCCGGCCGAGGCGTCCACCGTCGTGACGCCGTGCTGGAGCGCCGCGAGGGTGTTGGAGAGGGCTTGGCCGTAGGTGTCGTGGAAGTGCACGGCGAGACGGGGGGTGCCCGGTGGGAGACGGGGAGTGCCCGAGGGGACGCTCGGGGCCGCACTCGGCGTGGCTCCTGGCGCGGTCGCCGGGGCGGCTCCTGGGGTGGCTCCCTGGGCGGGGCCCGCTCCGGAGCCGAGGCCCGTTCCCGAGGCGGGCAGTCCTGCCTCGTGCAGGGCGGAGAGGAGGGCGCTCACATGGCCGGGGGTGGCCACGCCGATGGTGTCGCCCAGGCTCAGCTCGTCACAGCCCATCTCCGCCAGCGCCTTGCACACCCGCACCACCTGGGCGACGGGCACCGGGCCCTCCCACGGGTCGCCGAAGCACATGGACAGATAGCCGCGCACCGTGAGCCGCTCCTTCTTGGCGCGGGCCACCACGGGCTCGAACATCTCCAGCGCGCCGTCCACCGTGCGGTTGAGATTGGCCCGGGCGAAGGACTCGGTGGCGCTGGCGAACACCGCGACCTGCCGTGCCCCCAGCGCCAACGCCCTCTCCAGCCCCCGGTCGTTGGGCACCAGCACGGGAAGCGACACTCTGGCGGGGCCGTCCAACTGGTCGGAGCTGTCGGAGCTGTCGGAGCCGGCGGGGGTGGCGGGCCCGCTGGGGTGATCCGCGTCGCGCAGGCCGCTCACCAGGGGATACAGCTCCTCGGCGTCGGCGAGCTGGGGCACCCATTTGGGGTGCACAAAACTGGTCGCCTCAACGGTGCGCAGCCCGGCCGCCACCAGTCGCCGGATGAATTCCGCCTTCACCTCGACCGGGACGACCGTCTTCTCGTTCTGCAACCCGTCCCGTGGCCCCACCTCGTGGATACGGACCCGTGCCGGCAACCCCTCCACGGGGAACGCCATGGGCAGCCCCGATCCGTCTCCGGGCCCCGACCCCGCTCCGCTCCCGGCTCCCGTCATCACGACGCCTCCTTCTCGGCGGGCTCGTACGGTTCCACGACGGCGAGCACCTGATCCATGGCGACGGTGCTGCCCGCTGTCACCTCCAGCTCGGCCACCGTCCCGGCGTGCGGTGCCGTGATGACGTGCTCCATCTTCATCGCCTCCACGACCAGCAGGCTCTGGCCCGCCGCCACCTCGTCGCCCACCGCCGCCTTGACGAGGGTGACCGTGCCGGGCATGGGCGCGGTCAGCGCGTCGGCGCCCTGGGCGACGCCCGCGCCCCGGAGCGCCGCCTCCACCGGGTCGTGGCCCCGGATCTGCCAGGTCTCGCCGTCCCTGCCGAGCCAGACGGCGGGGGAGCGGTCGTCCGCTATGCCGAGTGCGTGGCTGAAGGTGTGGCTGACGCCGTCCCACTCCAGGCGCAGCCGCGACTCCGCCGGAATCAGCCGTGCGCGGACAGGAGGCGCGTCCTCCACGCTGACCTCGACGCCGCGCGGGCCCCCCTGGACCTCACGGCTTTCGGGGGCCTCGCGGCCGGACCCGTCGCCGGGCCCGGCGACCGGGCCCGCCGGACGGACCCGGACCCGCACCGGTTCCTGGCCCGTCACCCGCAGATGGTGCACCGTCCAGGCAGGCTCGCCGCCCAGCCGCCAGCCGGAGGGAGCCGCGAACGGGCTGATCCATCCGGCCACTTCGCGGCCGACTCCGTCTCCGCCGCCAGGAGTCCGGGCCGCCTGCGGCGGGGCCCCGCCCGGGGCGGCCACCACCCCCGAGGCCGCTTCCGGCGCCAGCGCCGCCTGCCGCAACAGGGCCGCCGCGCCGTAGACCTCCTCGGGCACGCCCTGCGGCAACAGCCCGGCCGCCGCGCTGTCCACCAGCCCCGTGTCCAGATCGCCGGAGACGACCTGGGGGTGGGCGAGCAGGCCCCGCAGGAAGGCGGTGTTGGTGTCGACGCCCAGCACCGTCGTCCGGGCGAGGGCCGCGCGCAGCCCCCGCAGCGCGGAGGGACGGTCCGGACCCCAGACGATGACTTTGGCCAGCATCGGGTCGTAGAGGGTGCCCACCTGGGTGCCCTCCGTCAGACCGGAGTCGGTGCGCACTCCGTCACCCTCCGGCTCTTCCAGCAGCAGCACCCGGCCGGCCGAGGGCAGGAAGTCGACCTGGCCGTCGTGCCCGCCGGTGGCGAGCCGGGCGGTCTCCGCGCAGATACGGGCCTCCAGCGCGTGGCCCTTCAACGCGATGTCCCCCTGCCCGAAGGACAGCGGCTCCCCGGCCGCGGCCCTCAGCTGCCACTCGACCAGGTCCAGGCCCGTGGTCAGCTCCGTGACCGGGTGCTCGACCTGGAGGCGGGTGTTCATCTCCATGAAGTAGTACGCGCCCGAGCCGTCGCCCGGCACGATGAACTCCACCGTGCCCGCGCCGCGGTAGCCGCACGAGCGCGCCGCCTCGACCGCGGCCTCGCCCATCGCCTGACGGGTCGCCTCGTCCAGCAGCGGGCTGGGGGCCTCCTCGATGATCTTCTGGTGACGCCGCTGGAGAGAGCACTCGCGCTCCCCGAGGTGCAGCACCCCGCCGTGCCCGTCGGCCAGCACCTGGATCTCGATGTGGCGGGGCCGGTCGATCCAGCGCTCCACCAGCAGTCCTTCGTCCCCGAAGGCGCCCCGGGCCTCGCGGCGGGCGGCGGCGATCTCGTCGGGCAGCGCCGTCTCCTCCCGCACCAGGCGCATGCCCTTTCCGCCGCCGCCGGCCGAGGGCTTCAGCAGTACGGGCAGGCCCGTCTGCCGTGCGGCGGCGGCCAGCTCGGCATCGGTCAGGCCGCTGCCCGAGGAGCCGGGGACCACGGGGACGCCCGCGGCGCGCACCGTCTCCTTGGCGCGGATCTTGTCGCCCATCAGCTCGATGGCCTCGGCGGGCGGGCCGACGAAGGTGAGCCCCGCCTCGGCACAGCGCCGGGCGAAGGCGGCGTTCTCCGCGAGGAAGCCGTACCCCGGGTGGACCGCCTGGGCGCCGGTGCGGCGGGCGGCCTCCAGCAGCCGGTCCGCGTTCAGATAGCTCTCGGCGGCCGGGGCCGGACCGATGCGCACGGAGGTGTCGGCCTCCCGCACATGGCGGGCGTCGGCGTCCGCGTCGCTGTGCACCGCGACCGAGCGGATGCCCAGCTTCCGCAGGGTGCGGATCACCCGCACCGCGATCTCCCCCCGGTTGGCCACCAGCACCGAGTCGAACATCGGCCCTCTCCTCGCCCTCGTCATCCCGCTCGCCTCCAGCCAGACTGCCCCGGTCGCCCCGACTGCCCCGGCCATCTCGTACGCCCCGCCTGTCTCGTACGCTCCGGAGCCGCTCACATCCGGAAGACGCCGAACCGGGGCGCCTCCGGATCGCGGTGCGGCAGCGGCGCGTTGGCGCACGCGGTGAGCGCGAGCCCCAGCACCTGCCGGGTATCCAGGGGGTCGATCACGCCGTCGTCCCACAGCCGGGCCGTGGCGTAGTAGGCGTTGCCCTGGGATTCGTACTGCGCGCGGACCGGGGCGCGGAACGCCTCCTCGTCCTCGGCGCTCCACTCCTCGCCGCGCGCCTCCATCTGGTCGCGCCGGACGGTGGAGAGCACGGAGGCGGCCTGCTCGCCGCCCATCACCGAGATCTTCGCGTTCGGCCACATCCACAGGAAGCGGGGGCTGTAGGCCCGGCCGCACATCGAGTAGTTCCCCGCGCCGTA
This sequence is a window from Streptomyces sp. NBC_01775. Protein-coding genes within it:
- a CDS encoding helix-turn-helix transcriptional regulator — translated: MDIDRENLLGQFLRARRELLRPEDLGMPAGPRRRVAGLRREEIAQLAGVSADYYVRLEQGRERTPSAQVVDALAQALELEEEAVAHLHRLARPAPRGRRTPVRQERVSPSLLRMMAAWSHTPAVVLDGCLTVLASNALGEALFDGHTYSGDLVRLVFLDPDARDFYPDWDRVALNTVGGLRAAVGTDYDDPRLIEVVGELSIKSETFRRLWARHDIRQKTHETKRFRHPLVGELTLDYESLTVNGAPGQQLIVYQAAPDSPSEEALSLLGSLTADAPANATRREPAQHQPPPRPGQS
- a CDS encoding oxidoreductase, with protein sequence MPASDTPTTPNSATTPVWFITGCSTGLGRALATAVLGRGHRAVVTARDLAQVADLAAAHPGRALPLPLDVTAKDQVEQAVEQAEAAFGSIDVLVNNAGYGYLAAVEEGEDEEVRALFDTNVLGLADVTRAVLPGMRARRAGHIVNVSSLGGLAAFGATGYYHATKFAVEGLSESLAAEVGPLGIKVTIVEPAAFRTNWSGPSMRQSRVRIDDYAETAGARRAATLATYGHQPGDPARAADAVITAVEAEDPPLRLLLGKAAYDIASARLGTLKTTFDTWRDLTLSADYPTADHPAASEKKPA
- the glmS gene encoding glutamine--fructose-6-phosphate transaminase (isomerizing), whose amino-acid sequence is MCGIVGYIGKRDTAPLLLEGLQRLEYRGYDSAGIAIQVTSGGKPAGLKTAKAKGRVRDLEERVPKRFAGTSGIAHTRWATHGAPNDVNAHPHLDPEEKVAVVHNGIIDNAAELRAKLTADGVTFVSDTDTEVLAHLIARAQGERLEARVQEALRHIEGTYGIAVLHADFPERIVVARNGSPVVLGIGENEMFVASDVAALVSHTRQVVTLDDGEMATIKAGDYRTYTTEGSRTSSSPETVEYAAESYDMGGHDTYMHKEIAEQADAVDRVLRGRIDDRFATVHLGGLNLDPRDARAVRRVKILGCGTSYHAGMIGAQMIEELARIPADAEPASEFRYRNPVVDPDTLYIAVSQSGETYDALAAVQELKRKGARVLGVINVVGSAIAREADGGVYVHAGPEICVVSTKCFTNTVVSFGLLALHLGRTRDLSVKDGKRIIEGLRRLPGQIAEILAQEEEIAKLAQEYAEAHSMLFIGRVRGFPVALEASLKLKEVSYIHAEAYPASELKHGPLALIEPAMPTVAIVPDDDLLEKNRAALEEIKARSGRILAVAHQEQEKADHTILVPKNEDELDPILMGIPLQLLAYHTALTLGRDIDKPRNLAKSVTVE
- a CDS encoding universal stress protein, which translates into the protein MAGHEIPDPADRRQIADSTAVPEAADDARHSCDPAFQHGVVVGFDGSMSSERALAYAIGMAYRSGSGLIIVHVANRLPTTVWAGCEPPVFVDVPDHRTEVLGLELACAEHLSEVPWILVERGGDICHELEEVGREYAADAIVVGSTHGLVGRIFGSVAGRLARRAQRPVVVVP
- a CDS encoding beta-N-acetylhexosaminidase, whose protein sequence is MGRRFRPLLMVCAALLAATALPAAQAGADAGTSTDRSTGTGTGTGKDMGTDSAHSPRPLDQVVPAPASVRPKGKPYTITPRTMIRVTGGSGHEQGQSRGQGQRQGQGHGGGGPGASKEALRTAEQLAELLRPSTGYRLPVTTRPGRDGIQLRLVGDRELGSEGYRLAVDERAAVISAEESAGLFHGVQTLRQLLPATVEARDEQPGPWRIAGGTIADKPRYAYRGAMLDVSRHFFTVDKVKRYIDQLALYKINKLHLHLSDDQGWRIAIDSWPRLAQYGGSTQVGGGPGGHYTKADYREIIRYASARQLTVVPEIDMPGHTNAALASYAELNCDGKAPPLYTGTEVGFSSLCVPLERTYDFVDDVIRELAAMTPGPYLHIGGDEAHSTSHEDYVAFMDRVQPVVAKYGKKAIGWHQITGATPAKGTVAQYWGYDRTSAAERAQVAEAAKKGTQLVLSPADRSYLDMKYDKDTPLGLSWAGFVEVQRSYDWNPGAYLEGAPADSVLGVEAPLWSETLSTSKQVEYMAFPRLPGVAELGWSPASTHDWDRYKHRLAQQAPRWDQLGMDYYRSPQVPWPGR